One Candidatus Nitrososphaera evergladensis SR1 genomic window carries:
- a CDS encoding HD domain-containing protein codes for MPFSLHYHDAARWLFTLLLFSGLLSTGWFGIPLIPRYFIGTADIISGIFALFSALGAIWGIMAYREFTKSSSAVIDARLAARRLDPMIGDYEYKSYNPMTREYDDGFVPSGPVDFWDKETTVPAWMDKGKYWHILLSLQSSGREIRLQVVRDRDLPFGTGMRNVAVTSKDQSDEGRIMNRYIVKIPQWLVMNTERRRFSEHEAEGPELSALIADVNRKIVAATNEVAGWERLRVRYPWRFMTFAIYLNKSLPLRIVYRQVIRNFPGAKERKIYETNANLANVGDDELVASIVELAQRKKIPPARRAQIQTLMRFLKNAYTRQGLGEGASEYHNFHHSLEVAYVAMQLLPDYFRGYEFGPKDYELLLVAALLHDYDPAQELGSNSGKPKGPSAARTVEEVQKTRIHDAYFTMTNAEFEDYFRQYKSSSESLRPPEDYATTHPERVKSDWTPTESLIIETLIWRTDFPFFKQKLAQEKYSALLSQLKDNGKVNLLAEVLWLADLSVTYMVSDPVRAWDRVNNLYDELFLPKLEAVSRTDAFFADFADLPLYKELLSQRGFPDVFRRRWSLIYQFFHEGNPSTPLNRTIEMARKIYFKVNMELGMRHGEMLQEIASDNWSEYFIGIGKDQGEVLKAKSRLAQLDPQNASAFWGDVQKLLPSIPDGTIDNFLVVMPARVEPLATQEEKAKMETMLSVLVKKLAPGGTVKVLTDIEASSLQLKELMYAAGRAGLVPSDAGKQYFPAGWTDPDFLEKPHIVTLVPRPAAVATKA; via the coding sequence TTGCCGTTTAGCCTCCACTATCATGACGCTGCGCGCTGGCTCTTTACACTGCTTCTCTTCTCAGGATTGCTTTCGACCGGCTGGTTTGGCATACCGCTCATCCCCAGATATTTCATCGGGACTGCCGACATCATCTCTGGCATTTTTGCCCTGTTCAGCGCGCTTGGCGCCATCTGGGGCATCATGGCCTACAGGGAATTCACAAAGTCGTCAAGCGCAGTCATTGACGCAAGGCTTGCCGCGCGCAGGCTCGACCCTATGATAGGCGACTATGAGTACAAGTCTTACAACCCCATGACAAGGGAGTATGACGATGGCTTTGTGCCGTCGGGCCCGGTGGATTTCTGGGACAAGGAAACGACGGTTCCGGCGTGGATGGACAAGGGCAAGTACTGGCACATACTGCTGTCGCTGCAGAGCTCAGGCCGCGAAATACGACTGCAGGTTGTTCGGGATAGAGACTTGCCGTTTGGAACCGGGATGCGAAACGTGGCAGTCACGTCAAAGGACCAGAGCGACGAGGGCCGGATAATGAACCGCTACATAGTAAAGATACCGCAGTGGCTCGTCATGAATACCGAGCGCCGGCGCTTCTCCGAGCACGAGGCCGAAGGGCCGGAGCTGAGCGCGCTCATCGCCGATGTCAACAGAAAGATTGTAGCGGCCACAAACGAGGTCGCAGGGTGGGAGCGCCTGCGCGTGCGCTATCCGTGGCGCTTCATGACGTTTGCGATATACCTCAACAAGAGCCTGCCCCTGCGCATCGTCTACAGGCAGGTCATACGCAACTTTCCCGGCGCAAAGGAGCGCAAGATCTACGAGACAAACGCCAACCTTGCAAACGTGGGCGACGACGAGCTCGTAGCGTCCATAGTGGAGCTGGCGCAGAGGAAAAAGATCCCGCCTGCAAGGAGGGCACAGATCCAGACGCTGATGCGCTTTTTGAAAAACGCGTACACCCGGCAGGGCCTGGGCGAGGGCGCAAGCGAGTACCACAATTTTCACCATTCGCTTGAAGTGGCGTATGTCGCGATGCAGTTGCTCCCCGACTATTTTCGCGGATACGAGTTTGGCCCAAAGGACTATGAGCTTTTGCTGGTGGCTGCCCTCCTGCACGACTATGACCCCGCGCAGGAGCTTGGGTCAAATTCAGGCAAGCCAAAAGGCCCGAGCGCGGCAAGGACAGTAGAGGAAGTGCAAAAGACAAGGATCCATGACGCGTACTTTACCATGACAAACGCCGAGTTTGAGGACTATTTCCGGCAATACAAGTCGTCATCAGAGTCGCTCCGGCCGCCGGAAGATTATGCCACCACGCATCCGGAGAGGGTCAAGTCCGACTGGACGCCTACTGAAAGCCTCATAATCGAGACGCTAATATGGAGGACAGATTTTCCATTCTTCAAGCAAAAGCTTGCGCAGGAAAAGTATTCTGCCCTGCTATCGCAACTGAAGGACAATGGCAAGGTGAACCTGCTTGCAGAAGTGCTCTGGCTCGCAGACCTTTCCGTGACGTACATGGTATCTGACCCCGTCAGGGCGTGGGACAGGGTGAACAACCTCTACGACGAGTTGTTTTTGCCAAAGCTTGAGGCGGTATCTAGGACCGACGCGTTCTTTGCAGATTTTGCGGACCTGCCCCTCTACAAGGAGCTCCTCTCCCAGCGCGGGTTCCCAGATGTTTTTCGCCGGCGATGGAGCCTGATATACCAGTTCTTCCACGAGGGCAACCCGTCCACCCCGCTCAACCGCACCATAGAGATGGCGCGCAAGATTTACTTCAAGGTAAACATGGAGCTTGGAATGAGGCATGGCGAGATGCTGCAGGAAATAGCATCGGACAACTGGTCAGAGTATTTCATAGGCATTGGAAAGGACCAAGGAGAGGTCCTAAAGGCCAAGTCGAGGCTCGCCCAGCTTGACCCGCAGAATGCGTCGGCGTTCTGGGGCGACGTGCAAAAGCTCTTGCCTTCCATACCCGATGGCACCATCGACAACTTTTTAGTCGTGATGCCGGCTCGCGTCGAGCCGCTTGCCACGCAGGAAGAAAAAGCTAAGATGGAAACTATGCTCTCTGTGCTTGTCAAAAAGCTCGCCCCGGGCGGCACGGTCAAGGTTCTGACAGACATTGAGGCAAGCAGCTTGCAGCTCAAGGAACTGATGTATGCGGCAGGCAGGGCAGGGCTTGTTCCTTCCGACGCGGGCAAGCAGTATTTCCCGGCAGGCTGGACAGACCCGGACTTTTTAGAAAAACCCCATATAGTCACGCTTGTGCCGAGGCCAGCAGCAGTGGCGACGAAGGCTTAA
- a CDS encoding TRAM domain-containing protein has protein sequence MSYQRRGSGGFGGSYGPKPVETGKEYEVQITETSRKGDGIARVQGFVIFVTGGQVGQKVKVKITNVGNRFATAEIAQ, from the coding sequence ATGTCATACCAGAGACGTGGAAGTGGCGGCTTCGGTGGCAGCTACGGTCCAAAGCCTGTGGAAACAGGTAAAGAATACGAAGTGCAGATAACCGAGACGAGCAGAAAAGGCGACGGCATTGCCAGAGTACAGGGATTCGTGATCTTTGTTACGGGCGGCCAGGTTGGTCAGAAGGTCAAGGTAAAGATTACCAACGTAGGAAACAGGTTCGCCACAGCAGAAATCGCACAATAA
- a CDS encoding response regulator, with protein sequence MRILIIDDSHDITDLLVKVLTTVGHEVASSDNGKEGLVMINDGKFDLVFLDIAMPDFSGLDVIDKLVQSGRIRDSPIVLFTASSITDAEVAELVKKGVHSCLRKPVRIENLFEKVEEIGKLRASTAKS encoded by the coding sequence ATGAGAATCCTCATAATTGACGACAGCCACGACATAACGGACCTGCTCGTCAAGGTTCTCACCACCGTCGGGCATGAGGTGGCTTCGTCCGACAACGGCAAGGAAGGGCTTGTCATGATAAATGACGGCAAGTTTGACCTTGTCTTCCTTGACATTGCAATGCCGGATTTCTCCGGCCTTGACGTGATTGACAAGCTTGTGCAGTCAGGCAGGATAAGGGACAGCCCCATAGTCCTGTTCACCGCCTCATCCATCACGGACGCGGAGGTGGCAGAGCTGGTGAAAAAAGGCGTGCATTCGTGTTTGAGAAAGCCGGTTAGGATAGAGAATCTGTTTGAAAAGGTGGAAGAGATTGGCAAGTTGCGAGCCTCTACAGCCAAGAGCTAG
- a CDS encoding DUF2024 family protein: MQLEPYHGGRKKVVVYNTYADGGRLHFDVFIPTDKSNAGQVSKDMDAQAVEYAKEFLKLIGKQSTGDNMMVNICERCHIDDTSLYSNELWQLPGKEVFIWPMEGCPKPN, encoded by the coding sequence ATGCAACTTGAACCCTACCACGGTGGACGCAAGAAGGTCGTAGTATACAACACGTATGCTGACGGAGGCCGGCTTCATTTTGACGTCTTTATTCCGACGGACAAGTCAAACGCCGGACAGGTTTCAAAGGACATGGACGCCCAGGCGGTGGAATACGCCAAAGAGTTCCTGAAGCTGATAGGCAAGCAGTCCACCGGCGACAACATGATGGTGAACATCTGCGAGCGCTGCCACATCGACGACACTTCGCTTTACTCAAACGAGCTGTGGCAGCTTCCCGGAAAAGAAGTGTTCATCTGGCCGATGGAAGGCTGTCCCAAGCCAAACTAG
- a CDS encoding DNA-methyltransferase, with translation MAGDDPFQVLQGDARDIAKSLEPGTFRAIITSPPYFGHRHYGPDRGEIGQERDVERYLDALEGIFVACKRLLAEDGSLWIVIGDTRRRKEKLRVPHRLAERLSSAGYRFREDIIWYKKNNISSSSRDNFSQAYEYVLFFSKNAHSYADLDAVRVQGNEAVEGRNRVPPKEMLQFAPENPDRKEIERIADIIHNATAGTPISELPSTSEIARAYGYDPEKFCPTCYRKFKRHATRRRIGDHKHYPIFAVCNPNGKNPSNVWEIATRAHYGNEHFAIFPEELVEKIILFATKKGDFVLDPFCGRGTTGISAVSLGRRFVGIDLYRENVDRASKNILRAQQQI, from the coding sequence TTGGCCGGCGACGATCCATTTCAGGTGCTGCAGGGCGACGCCCGGGACATTGCAAAGAGCCTAGAGCCCGGGACATTTCGTGCGATAATAACGTCTCCGCCATACTTTGGCCACCGGCACTATGGCCCCGACAGGGGTGAGATAGGGCAAGAGCGCGACGTTGAAAGGTACCTTGACGCGCTTGAAGGCATTTTTGTTGCGTGCAAGAGGCTGCTTGCAGAAGACGGGAGCCTATGGATAGTGATAGGCGACACGCGCCGGCGCAAGGAAAAGCTTCGCGTGCCCCATAGGCTTGCAGAAAGGCTGTCAAGTGCAGGCTACAGGTTTCGAGAGGACATCATCTGGTACAAAAAGAACAACATCAGCTCCAGCTCTCGGGACAACTTTTCGCAGGCCTACGAATACGTCCTGTTCTTTTCCAAAAATGCGCACTCGTACGCGGACCTTGATGCAGTAAGGGTGCAGGGCAACGAAGCCGTGGAAGGCAGAAACAGGGTCCCGCCAAAGGAGATGCTGCAGTTTGCACCTGAAAACCCCGACAGAAAGGAGATAGAGCGCATTGCAGACATTATCCACAACGCAACTGCAGGAACGCCGATTTCAGAACTGCCAAGCACTTCAGAGATAGCGCGCGCCTACGGCTACGACCCGGAAAAGTTCTGCCCGACGTGCTACCGCAAGTTCAAGCGTCATGCGACCCGGCGCAGGATAGGCGACCACAAGCACTACCCCATATTTGCAGTGTGCAACCCAAACGGCAAGAACCCCTCAAACGTGTGGGAGATAGCGACAAGGGCGCACTATGGAAACGAACATTTTGCCATATTTCCCGAAGAGCTTGTGGAAAAGATAATTCTCTTTGCCACCAAAAAGGGCGACTTTGTCCTTGACCCGTTCTGCGGCAGGGGGACCACGGGCATTTCAGCAGTGTCGCTTGGGCGCAGGTTTGTCGGCATCGACCTCTACAGGGAAAACGTTGACAGGGCGAGCAAGAACATTTTGCGGGCGCAGCAGCAAATCTAA
- a CDS encoding AN1-type zinc finger domain-containing protein, with protein MECGICGREEEIPFRCRYCKGYFCSEHRLPPNHNCLFINDFMRQPEKDREFVEYVSGMGGGSVGERAANIVKNTVLLRFSKTEIAHLAIGMTLVAAVGMSLFGFRFQPAYIAIFVSAFLLHELAHKFLAQFYRAWAEFRVIFFGAIVTAMSALPFFPFKFIAPGAVFISGSISERRNGKISLVGPLTNVALCTGMLLAFMLSDSPSQLLVVGARFNAWIAIFNLIPFMGLDGQKIFAWNKLVWVLTLAASALLYIAVGFASGRGLGFP; from the coding sequence TTGGAGTGCGGGATATGCGGCAGGGAGGAAGAGATTCCGTTCAGGTGTCGCTACTGCAAGGGCTACTTCTGCTCAGAACACAGGCTGCCTCCAAACCATAACTGCCTGTTCATAAACGACTTTATGCGCCAGCCTGAGAAGGACAGGGAGTTTGTAGAGTACGTAAGCGGCATGGGAGGAGGAAGCGTGGGCGAGCGGGCTGCAAACATTGTGAAAAACACGGTTCTGCTCAGGTTCTCAAAGACGGAGATAGCCCACCTTGCCATTGGCATGACGCTTGTAGCGGCTGTTGGCATGTCGCTTTTTGGCTTTCGCTTCCAGCCTGCGTACATTGCAATATTTGTAAGCGCGTTTTTGCTCCACGAGCTTGCGCACAAATTCCTTGCCCAGTTCTACAGGGCATGGGCGGAATTTCGCGTGATATTTTTTGGCGCAATAGTGACTGCAATGTCGGCCCTTCCGTTCTTTCCGTTCAAGTTCATAGCGCCGGGAGCAGTGTTCATAAGCGGGTCAATAAGCGAGCGCAGAAACGGCAAGATATCGCTTGTGGGCCCGCTCACCAACGTAGCTCTTTGCACCGGAATGCTGCTTGCGTTCATGCTATCAGATTCTCCTTCGCAGCTGCTGGTGGTGGGCGCAAGGTTCAACGCATGGATAGCCATCTTTAACCTGATACCATTCATGGGTCTTGACGGGCAAAAGATATTTGCGTGGAACAAGCTTGTTTGGGTGCTTACGCTGGCTGCGTCTGCGCTCCTCTACATTGCAGTAGGGTTTGCGTCCGGCAGGGGACTCGGGTTCCCCTAG
- the bluB gene encoding 5,6-dimethylbenzimidazole synthase, whose protein sequence is MAERGVDYAFSGPEKEGLYKAIFSRRDVRSHFVRNKDIPDDALLRILNAAHHAPSVGFSQPWNFILIKDAQTRKRVKESFERERERSIKMLENDKEKQERYARLKLEGIMESALNICVTYDPTRFGPFVLGRTSIEDTGVYSVCCAIQNLWLAARAEGVGVGWVSILSNEDLERILGIPAHVKPVAYLCLGYVEEFAQKPDLERAGWLPRMDLAKVICYEKWGKQESEKWSGLCDAVSRLSRNNI, encoded by the coding sequence GTGGCTGAAAGAGGAGTAGATTACGCTTTTTCCGGCCCGGAGAAGGAGGGCCTGTACAAGGCGATATTTTCAAGGAGGGACGTCAGGTCCCACTTTGTACGGAATAAAGACATCCCCGACGACGCGCTCTTGCGCATACTGAATGCGGCTCACCACGCGCCGTCCGTCGGCTTTTCGCAGCCATGGAACTTTATACTGATAAAAGATGCACAGACACGCAAAAGGGTAAAAGAGTCGTTTGAGCGTGAGCGGGAGCGCTCGATAAAGATGCTTGAAAACGACAAGGAGAAGCAAGAGAGGTACGCCAGGCTGAAACTTGAAGGCATAATGGAGTCGGCTCTCAACATCTGCGTCACGTACGACCCGACGCGCTTTGGGCCGTTCGTACTTGGCAGGACTTCAATCGAGGACACGGGAGTATACAGCGTCTGCTGCGCCATTCAGAACCTGTGGCTTGCGGCGAGGGCAGAAGGCGTCGGCGTCGGCTGGGTCAGCATACTATCAAATGAAGACCTCGAACGCATACTAGGCATACCTGCGCACGTCAAGCCGGTCGCCTACCTGTGCCTCGGCTATGTGGAAGAGTTTGCGCAAAAGCCGGATTTAGAGCGGGCTGGCTGGCTCCCGAGGATGGACCTTGCCAAGGTGATATGCTACGAAAAATGGGGCAAGCAAGAGTCAGAAAAATGGTCAGGCCTGTGCGACGCAGTGAGCAGGCTTTCTCGAAATAATATATAG
- a CDS encoding winged helix-turn-helix transcriptional regulator, whose protein sequence is MANYVAVMQQLKQCPINYTFQIIGKKFTVLLMRNMMLFGHRHFNEFLTIEGINPKTLSQRLKEMQKNGLVERKVYPGTPVKIEYFLTERGMALKPVLDQLMLFSMQHYPQEVCKDGKPKTLEDLCNKNSDDDDKQAGPVGFEPTT, encoded by the coding sequence GTGGCCAATTATGTAGCGGTAATGCAGCAATTAAAGCAGTGCCCAATCAACTATACTTTCCAGATAATCGGAAAAAAATTCACGGTACTTCTCATGCGCAACATGATGCTCTTTGGCCACAGGCACTTCAACGAATTTTTGACAATCGAGGGCATCAACCCAAAGACGCTTTCGCAGCGCCTAAAAGAGATGCAGAAAAATGGCCTGGTAGAACGCAAGGTATACCCCGGCACGCCTGTCAAGATAGAATATTTCCTGACCGAAAGGGGCATGGCACTCAAGCCCGTGCTTGACCAGCTGATGCTGTTTTCGATGCAGCATTATCCGCAAGAGGTGTGCAAGGACGGTAAGCCCAAGACGCTTGAAGATCTGTGCAACAAAAACAGCGACGACGACGACAAGCAAGCGGGCCCGGTGGGATTCGAACCCACGACCTAA
- a CDS encoding cysteine hydrolase family protein, which translates to MATIRGHKVSPALVVIDVQNGFVSKGGSYDLLGMETAHYQQVIPRIAKLISLCRDAGVPVFYTQAVREKSGIDLLTRSHKILPKAREERIRRRPICVRDTWDAGIVDAIKPAPEDHIVIKRRDSAFHDTEIGVWLKSLDVDTLLFCGIDTSICVETSLRDAFNNGYDVVLVSDATASGNRKHFESTLEIVKDYYGFVMDIDELERSLLASQKQVQQKRVASNDDDSNHQKIVQG; encoded by the coding sequence ATGGCCACCATCAGGGGCCACAAGGTCAGCCCCGCCCTAGTAGTAATTGACGTCCAGAATGGTTTTGTGAGCAAGGGAGGCTCGTACGACCTCCTCGGAATGGAGACAGCGCACTACCAGCAAGTCATCCCAAGAATAGCAAAACTCATCTCCCTGTGCAGGGACGCAGGCGTGCCAGTCTTTTACACGCAGGCAGTCAGGGAAAAGTCCGGAATAGACCTGCTCACAAGATCGCACAAGATCCTGCCAAAGGCAAGGGAGGAGAGGATTCGCAGAAGGCCAATATGCGTCAGAGACACGTGGGACGCAGGAATAGTGGACGCGATAAAACCAGCGCCGGAAGACCATATCGTGATAAAGAGAAGAGACTCGGCCTTCCACGACACCGAGATAGGCGTGTGGCTCAAGAGCCTCGATGTCGACACGCTCTTGTTCTGCGGCATCGACACTTCCATCTGCGTCGAGACCTCACTCCGGGACGCGTTTAACAACGGCTATGACGTGGTGCTGGTGTCAGATGCCACCGCGTCGGGCAACCGCAAGCATTTCGAATCGACGCTTGAGATTGTAAAGGACTATTACGGCTTTGTCATGGACATTGACGAGCTTGAACGCTCGCTTCTTGCGTCGCAAAAGCAGGTGCAGCAAAAGAGAGTGGCAAGCAATGACGACGACAGCAATCATCAAAAAATAGTTCAAGGTTAG
- a CDS encoding PHP-associated domain-containing protein, which produces MAAQLEAALARGIDVLFVTNHNTLDGYRQILEYQANHAKFQKITIYPAEEVTIDTGGHVLAYGIYRTIRPGMTLDETLDEIKRQGAVSCAAHPFAVSNGIREKALYCDMIESFNSNNVDRFSNIVASKFAHDNSMSEVAGSDSHVLSTLGKCVNTIEAENNLDSVLDAMLHRRIKMVCREYASHDELYEHAYYIVQSSRELLLRHALENHPRFYWVLKWALDSYLGDYKSMLWRSVAAFSLYLTKRVSEKVNMKGHSPHVFSNRQWMKLIKMSLLP; this is translated from the coding sequence ATGGCGGCACAGCTGGAAGCCGCCCTTGCAAGGGGTATAGACGTGCTGTTTGTGACAAACCACAACACCCTTGACGGCTACCGCCAGATATTGGAGTATCAGGCAAACCATGCAAAATTTCAAAAGATCACAATTTACCCTGCCGAAGAAGTGACTATAGACACAGGCGGCCACGTACTGGCCTACGGCATATACAGGACTATCCGGCCCGGCATGACTCTTGACGAAACTCTTGACGAGATAAAGAGGCAGGGCGCAGTGTCGTGCGCTGCGCACCCATTTGCAGTATCAAACGGCATACGTGAAAAGGCGCTATATTGTGACATGATAGAGTCATTTAACAGCAACAACGTCGATCGCTTTTCAAACATTGTCGCTAGCAAGTTTGCGCACGACAACTCGATGTCTGAAGTGGCTGGAAGCGACTCGCATGTCCTAAGTACGCTTGGCAAGTGCGTCAACACTATAGAGGCAGAGAACAACCTTGACTCGGTGCTTGATGCCATGTTGCACAGGAGGATAAAGATGGTGTGCAGGGAATACGCCTCACACGACGAACTGTATGAGCACGCCTATTATATAGTCCAGAGCTCCCGCGAGCTCCTGCTTCGACATGCTCTTGAGAACCACCCTCGCTTTTACTGGGTATTAAAATGGGCGCTTGACTCGTACCTTGGAGACTACAAGAGCATGTTGTGGCGGTCGGTGGCTGCATTTTCGCTGTACCTGACAAAACGCGTCTCTGAAAAGGTGAACATGAAGGGCCACAGCCCGCATGTGTTCTCCAACAGGCAGTGGATGAAACTCATAAAGATGAGCCTCCTGCCATAG
- a CDS encoding adenylate/guanylate cyclase domain-containing protein — translation MSSDDQYRTHTAVQSGAEHDVKEKQQIDLLLQFFSSTRNYCVGIVDMVGSTAATMKMAPDKVSRFYSIFLNGLADVVSRNGAVVVKNIGDSLLYYFPATESGDALAFEQVLRCCFAMIEKGPQLNALLGKEGLPEIKYRISCEYGAVVVARMSTSSVNDIFGSPVNMASKMNPLAPPCGVVIGQGLYEMAKNVPGYAFSEVKGAPMFSETGYSLYIVDLAQ, via the coding sequence TTGTCAAGTGACGACCAGTACAGAACCCACACTGCTGTACAATCTGGCGCCGAGCATGACGTAAAGGAAAAGCAGCAGATAGACCTCCTGCTCCAGTTCTTTTCGTCCACGAGGAACTATTGCGTCGGCATCGTCGACATGGTGGGCTCTACTGCCGCCACGATGAAGATGGCGCCAGACAAGGTCAGCCGCTTTTACAGCATATTCCTTAACGGCCTTGCTGATGTCGTCTCCCGCAACGGCGCCGTCGTGGTCAAGAACATCGGCGACAGCCTGCTGTACTACTTTCCTGCGACCGAGTCCGGCGATGCATTGGCATTTGAGCAGGTGCTGAGGTGCTGCTTTGCCATGATTGAAAAGGGCCCGCAGCTGAACGCGCTTCTGGGAAAGGAAGGCCTGCCGGAAATAAAGTATAGGATAAGCTGCGAGTACGGCGCAGTGGTGGTGGCAAGGATGTCCACGTCGTCCGTAAACGACATCTTTGGCTCGCCGGTCAACATGGCCTCCAAGATGAACCCGCTTGCCCCGCCGTGCGGGGTGGTGATAGGCCAGGGGCTGTATGAAATGGCAAAGAACGTCCCCGGCTATGCTTTTTCCGAGGTAAAGGGTGCGCCCATGTTTTCAGAAACGGGCTACAGCCTGTACATTGTCGATTTGGCCCAATAA